From Candidatus Methylomirabilota bacterium:
CGTGCGGACCACGTCCATTCCGACGCCGCGGCCGGCGGCGGTCGTGACCGTCGGCGCCGTGCTGAAGCCCGGCAGGAAGAGGAGGTCGAGCACGTCATGCTCGCTCATCAGGGCCAGCGCCTCGGGCTTCACGAAGCCATCCTCAACGGCCCGCGCCTTCACGAGCTCGATGTCGATGCCACGCCCGTCGTCGGCCACCTCGATATAGATGGCGCCGCCTTTGTGCACGGCGCTCAGGCGGATCGTGCCGTGCGAAGCCTTGCCGCGCTCCCGCCGCTCGTCCTCCGTCTCGATGCCGTGCGCGATGGCGTTCTGCAACAGGTGCAGCAGCGGGTCGGTGATCTGCTCGATGACCGTGTTGTCCATCTCCACCGCCTCGCCGCTGACCTCCAGCCCGACGGTCTTGCCGGCCGCCCGCGCGGCCTCCCGCATTTGTCGCTCGAAGCGGGCGAAGAGCCGGCCGATGGGGACCATGCGCGCGCGGGTGATCTCGCTGCGCAGCTCGCCGCTGAGCTGCTGCATGCGCGCGGCGTCCTCCCGCACGGCGCGCACGAGCGCGGCGAGCTGGAGCTGAACCTCCGAGATGTCCCCCGCCAGCTCGGCCGCCCGCCGCGCCAGGATGTTGAAGTCGTCGTACCGGTCGAACTCCAGCTCGGCGAACGCGTCCGCTGGCGATGGCGCGGGGGCGGGCGCGGGCGATGGACCGAGGGCGGCATCGGGTCCGCGTCGGCGGGCGCCGGCCCCCGCCCCGCCCACTCCCGGTAACCCGGGATTCACGTACTTGGTCTCGAACTCCCCGAAGGCCTGCGTCATGCGTGTCTGGGTGAAGACGAGCAGCTCACCCACCCGGTCGAGCTGTGCCAGGTGCCGCTCGAGACGGCTGCGCGCGATGACCAGCTCGCCCACCAGGTTCATGAGGGCGTCCAGGCGATCGAGGTTGACGCGGATGCTCGGACGGAGCGGCCGCTCGGGCGCGGTCCTCGGTGCGCTCGGCGACGGCGGCGGCGACGCCCGCCCGGCGACGGCGGGCGGGGCGGCCGCCTCCGGCTCCGGCGCGACGGGCCGGGCCATCGTCACCGGCTCGCGCTGGGCCGTCCCGGCGGCGGGGAGCGTCGCCAGCTCGGGGGGCGGCGCCGCCTCGGCGGCCGGCGTCAGCGAGGCGAGCAGGCTGGCCGCGTGTCCGAACGTCTCCTCGCGCCCCGCCGGCACGCCTTCGGCGCTGCGGATCAGCAGACGCAGCGCATCGAGGCCGGCGTAGACCGCCTCCAGGGCTGCCGGCGTGAGCGGCCGCTGGTTCTCGCGGATCTCTCCGAGGAGATCCTCGATGCGGTGGGCGAGGGTGGCGATGATCGTGCAGCCGACCGTGTAGGCGGCGCCCTTGAGCGTGTGCACGGCCCGGAAGAGGGTGGCCAGCTCGGCGTCGCTCCGTCCCTGCTGCTCGAGGGCGCGCAGCGACTGCGCCATCAGCTCGAGGTGCTCGGTGGCTTCCGGAATGAAGTACTCGACTACGTCCCCGTTCTCGAGGAAGAAGCGGTCCAGCGCCGCTAGCAGGCCCGAGGCGCCGGGCGCCGGGGCCGGCGGCGGGGACGCCACCGCCTGGGCGCCCAGCACGGCGCCGATCGCCGCCGCGTCCTCCTGGCCGGTGGCGCCGATGCCGTCGAGCGCCTGCTTGAGACCCGCCACCAGCTCGACCAGGCGCGCGATCGCGCGGGGCCGCGCGGCCGGCGGCGCGGCGGAGGCGCGCTCGACGGTTGCTTCCATCGCGACGGCCAGTGCCGAGACCCTCGGGAAGCCGTTCAGCGCGGCCGCGCCCCGGAGTCGATGCGTGACGATACGAAGCGGCTCGACGTCGGCGTCGGCCTTCCCGGCCAGGGCCGTGGCGCCCTCTTCGACCGCGGCAAGGGTGTCCCACGCCTCCATCAGGAAGACGCTCAGCAGGAACTCGCGGTCGGGGGCCTCGGACACCGGATCGGGCTCCTGGACGCTCCGGGCTACGTCCCCGCCGCTAGCCGGAACCGCGACAGGTTCGCCATCAGCGCCTCGGCGACTCGCCCGAGCTGATCCATCGTCTTGCGCGTCTCCATGACGGCTTTCTCCGTCTGCACCGCGACGCTGGCGATCGACTGCACCGCCACCGCCGCGTTCTCGACGCCCTGCACCTGCCCCTGGGTCGCCCGCGAGATGTCCTCG
This genomic window contains:
- a CDS encoding Hpt domain-containing protein, encoding MSEAPDREFLLSVFLMEAWDTLAAVEEGATALAGKADADVEPLRIVTHRLRGAAALNGFPRVSALAVAMEATVERASAAPPAARPRAIARLVELVAGLKQALDGIGATGQEDAAAIGAVLGAQAVASPPPAPAPGASGLLAALDRFFLENGDVVEYFIPEATEHLELMAQSLRALEQQGRSDAELATLFRAVHTLKGAAYTVGCTIIATLAHRIEDLLGEIRENQRPLTPAALEAVYAGLDALRLLIRSAEGVPAGREETFGHAASLLASLTPAAEAAPPPELATLPAAGTAQREPVTMARPVAPEPEAAAPPAVAGRASPPPSPSAPRTAPERPLRPSIRVNLDRLDALMNLVGELVIARSRLERHLAQLDRVGELLVFTQTRMTQAFGEFETKYVNPGLPGVGGAGAGARRRGPDAALGPSPAPAPAPSPADAFAELEFDRYDDFNILARRAAELAGDISEVQLQLAALVRAVREDAARMQQLSGELRSEITRARMVPIGRLFARFERQMREAARAAGKTVGLEVSGEAVEMDNTVIEQITDPLLHLLQNAIAHGIETEDERRERGKASHGTIRLSAVHKGGAIYIEVADDGRGIDIELVKARAVEDGFVKPEALALMSEHDVLDLLFLPGFSTAPTVTTAAGRGVGMDVVRTNVGRLGGEIDVQTEVGAGTRFTLKLPLTVAIADALLARIGTETLAIPVPAVKAMVRVRPDEIQGAGGVETVEVEGQRLDVVRLDRILGLTSLHPGGPLPIVALRTGRKTLAVVVDELLGKEEIVIKRLGAFLEGVGYFSGATVSGDGRVILLLDPVRLLEAGGGAEATRSAAVTVDSPPAVASRAPQAARSVLLVDDSVSVRKFVGQMLERAGFQVVTANDGAEALHLLGDDLVVKVVVTDLEMPRLNGYELIRDLKRRPATRDLPIVVLTTRAGEKHVGLARQLGVQHYVTKPVDEQAFVQLIDALTATETAGVAV